TTTGAGGGTGAGGGCCACGTTGTAGGACTCCGAGGCGTATAGCCTCTGAAGGAGTTGGCCCAGGTTGGGGTGGGAGGTCTGGACCAGGGCGTAGGCGTAGGTGCCGTTACCTAGGTTGACCCGGAGCCAGAGAGCCCCGTCCTTCACTTCAAGCCGGAGGTTGAGGTTACCACCTTTGGTCTTGTCCCCTCGGGCGTACAAAAGTCCCTGCCGCCTTTCCCTCCACTCCTGCTTCCTCCTTTTGAGGCGCTTGAAGTCGTGCTTCTTCTGCAGGTCAAGGAAGAGCCCCCTTCCGCCAAAGACCACCTTGCGGGGATCTCTGCCGAGCTCCCGAGCGGAGGATAGGGTCATCTCCGCTCTCATCACAGCCGCTTGGGCGTAGCGGGTATTTAGGCCAAACAGGGTGCAGAGAGGGCCGTCTATGCGCCCAAGTTCATTGCGGGAGACCCCCTCCAGGAGGCGGTTGTAGGCGAAGCGCATGGCGGAGGAGAACCTGCGCATGAGGTTCAGGACCGCTTGTTTGCCTTCCTCGCTGGGAAAGCTGAGCTTGGCCTGGACTCCCTGGAAATAGCTCTGACCCATAGTGCTCAGCGGCGCGGTGCTTCTCTAAGTGCTATTGTACGCCGGCATGTGTTTTTGCGGCCTCACTCGCTTCTTTACCCCTCTGCTACAGCTCCAAGGTTGCTTCACAAGGGGAACCAAGCTGGCCAGCTAGCTTCATGGGGAAGGTATACGGCAAGAAAGGGTATCATACGCCCGCCAGGATGAGGACGTCCGCCAGCCGCCTTACCCCTTCGGCCAGCCGCGGCCCGGGCCGGCCCAGGTAGGCCTCCGGAATGGCGTAGACCCGCCCCGCCTCCAGGGCGGGCGCCCTCAGGGGCCGCCTCAGGGCCACCTCGAGCCGCGTCCGCCGGGCCCCGCACCAGGAGAGGACCCAGACCTCGGGGGCCAGCTCCTCAAGCTCCTCTTCCCTTAAGGGGCGGGAGCGCACCGGGTCCTTCAGGGCGTTTTCCGCCCCCAAGAAGGCCAGCATTCCCGTGACCCAGCTCCTTTTCCCTGCCGCGATCACCGGCTTGGGCCACCACTCCACCAGGACCCGTGGGGGCCTGGCGAACCGGGGGAGGCCCCTGCGGGCCTGGGCCATGGTGTAGCGCATCGCCCCCACCGCCTGCCGGCCCCGGTGGGGGAGGCCCAGGGCCTCGGCCACGGTCAGGATGTCCTGGAAGACGTCCTCCAGGCTCTCCGGGTCCAGGACCAGGTGGGGGATGCGCCGCCTTTGGAGCCCCTCCACCACCTTCTCCATCCCCGGGACGGAGAGGCTGGCCAGGACCAGGTCCGGCCTCAGGGCCTCCACCTTGTCCAGGTCCACGTTCAGGTCCGGCCCCAC
This genomic stretch from Thermus filiformis harbors:
- a CDS encoding helical backbone metal receptor → MRLVSLTASNTEILWALGALDWLVGVDDHSDFPEEVRRLPKVGPDLNVDLDKVEALRPDLVLASLSVPGMEKVVEGLQRRRIPHLVLDPESLEDVFQDILTVAEALGLPHRGRQAVGAMRYTMAQARRGLPRFARPPRVLVEWWPKPVIAAGKRSWVTGMLAFLGAENALKDPVRSRPLREEELEELAPEVWVLSWCGARRTRLEVALRRPLRAPALEAGRVYAIPEAYLGRPGPRLAEGVRRLADVLILAGV